Proteins encoded within one genomic window of Bos indicus x Bos taurus breed Angus x Brahman F1 hybrid chromosome 18, Bos_hybrid_MaternalHap_v2.0, whole genome shotgun sequence:
- the LOC113875907 gene encoding zinc finger protein 551-like, protein MSVVNVGNSLAKSLALLNTREFTVVQSLLDAENAENYLPTTLVLQNTREFTLEKGLVNAEKSSVTNPNSFTDRDNLLEEFILSVMNVGNYFATNPSSLNTREFTLKKDLMNAPNVGRLLDTSLAFYGTRVHTGERPYECDECGKSFSYKYDLIQYQRIHSGERPYVCRECGKSFRKLSNLIQHWSVHTGERPYECSVCGRSFSRKFVFIEHQRVHTGERPFECTECGKSFIQKSELIQHQRIHSGTRPYECSECRKSFRQHSGLIHHQRIHSGEKPYECNERGKSFSQNASLIQHQRVHTGGKPYECNECVKSFSRSDSLIQHQRGHTGERPYECSDCEKSFSWKSSLLRHQRVHTGEKS, encoded by the coding sequence ATGAGTGTGGTGAATGTGGGAAATTCTTTAGCCAAATCTCTGGCCTTGTTAAACACCAGAGAATTCACTGTGGTACAAAGCCTTCTGGATGCAGAGAATGCAGAAAATTATTTACCCACAACTTTGGTCTTACAAAACACcagagaattcacactggagaaaggacTTGTGAATGCAGAAAAGTCTTCAGTCACAAATCCAAACTCATTCACTGACAGAGACAACTTACTGGAGGAATTCATTCTAAGTGTGATGAATGTAGGAAATTATTTTGCTACAAATCCAAGCTCATTGAACACCAGAGAGTTCACACTAAAGAAAGACCTCATGAATGCACCAAATGTGGGAAGACTTCTAGACACATCTCTAGCCTTTTATGGCACCAGAGTTCACACTGGGGAAAGGCCTTATGAATGCGatgaatgtgggaaatcttttaGCTACAAATATGACCTCATTCAATACCAGAGAATTCACAGTGGAGAAAGGCCTTATGTGTGCCGTGAATGTGGAAAGTCCTTTAGAAAGTTGTCTAACCTCATTCAACACTGGAGTGTTCATACTGGTGAAAGACCATATGAGTGCAGTGTTTGTGGAAGATCCTTTAGTCGCAAATTTGTCTTCATTGAACATCagagagttcacactggagaaagacCTTTTGAGTGCACTGAATGTGGAAAATCCTTTATCCAAAAATCTGAGCTCAttcaacatcagagaattcattctGGCACAAGACCTTATGAGTGCAGTGAATGTAGGAAATCTTTTAGACAACACTCTGGCCTTATTCACCACCAGAGAATTCATTCTGGAGAAAAGCCATATGAGTGTAACGAACGTGGGAAATCCTTTAGCCAAAATGCTAGCCTTATTCAACATCAGAGAGTCCACACTGGAGGAAAGCCATATGAGTGTAACGAATGTGTTAAATCCTTTAGCCGAAGTGATAGCCTCATTCAACACCAGAGAGGTCACACTGGTGAGAGGCCTTATGAGTGCAGTGACTGTGAGAAATCCTTTAGCTGGAAATCTAGCCTCCTTAGACACCagagagttcacactggagaaaagtCTTAA